Below is a genomic region from Medicago truncatula cultivar Jemalong A17 chromosome 3, MtrunA17r5.0-ANR, whole genome shotgun sequence.
ATGTTGAATTAACTAAAAGTAGcatgttttctttgaaaaacaaaaattatttattaaaaaattatatatttagttttgatACAAAATTACTATTTCAAACTTTTTAACATGCATAAATTTGTATAAGATAGAAATAAACACTCACAAGTGAGGGAGGGAGTGTTAAATTTTTGGTGGGGTGACCGGGCGGCTTTAGTGGGTTGTTGAGTGGCAGCAAGTCAAGTCTCCTtgataatttgtttatttttttgttgaggaaTTGTCCTTAAATAATTGTTTCCATGTACATAACTTATGCTTTTAATTTAACATTATATATAAAATCGTTCaacatttaaattaatttacttCATCTTCCACATAGAGTTACCGACGATGTAAGTGCTTTAAGTTTAAAAACGATTTCAACATACcctgactatatatatatatatatatatatatatatatatatatatatatatatatatatatatatatatatatttaactttttacatttcaagatattttaaaagtatatttaatactaataattCTTGAgtgcatccttcaaaaaaaaaaaaaatctttagtgCAAATAATAACGGAAAGTATTTAGGTTAGAACTTAATTGAAATGATGTCATTGCTTACATGCATTGTTTAacactagtattttttttataaaaaaggttAGAAGTCGTATTACATATCTGACCGCACCATCCCTCCTCTTCCATATCCCATATTCTCCTTCTTTCTCTcccaatttttttcattatcctTAAAATGCTATATCCATTTCCATTCCCAACTTCTACCCTATTAACCCTCcctccttctccttctccttctcaTTTCTCCTCCAAACTTAACGCCGCCATTACTTCCAAACAAATCCATCTCAAACTCTCCGTTAACCCCCCTCCCTTCAACAACACATTAACATCATCTCACGGTGTCACCGACAAGCTCAACAATCTCACCATCGAATTTTCCTCTCTCTCCGAACCCATCGACCGAGTAAAAAGATTATTACATTACGCATCTCTCTTGCCACCCTTAGACCGGTCCGACCGGGTTCCAGAGAACCGGGTGACGGGTTGTTCGACAGATGTTTGGGTGGTGGCCCACATAGACAAAGGTAGGAGAATGAGGTTTCAAGCAGACAGCGATTCGGAGATATCGAAGGGGTTCTGTTGGTGTCTTGTTTGGATGTTTGACGGCGCGGAACCTGAGGAAGTGCTTAACGTCGAGAAAGATGTTTTGGTTGGTATGAATGTAGGTTTGAATAATGTTAAAGCACGTTCTAGGATTAACACGTGGCATAATGTTTTCTTTGCCATGCAAAAAGCTACACAAGATTTGATTTAAGAAAAATGTGTTGTAAACCAAGTATTATTGCACACGTTTATCCGAGTCTTGTAGGATTCAGATGGTCGGAAAATTTGAATCACGATTTGATATGTTTAATTGGTCTTTCTCACGTGTGGAGGATGCTAAGGCTAGCTTAATTTTCCCTATTTTTATTTCTCCtcatagatatatatataacctTTCTTGTATTGGCTGGGTCAATAGATTATAATAGGGTTGGAGGggtcaatttctttttcttctcttgaaaaattgtataaagaatagtttaactttatttagattaaaatttagattttggGTGATGGGAGAAAACAatgtgcttcatagattataagtttttttgttttgaataaattcatAGATTATTATGAGTTGGATGCATGTTGTTACAAcattgcatttgcatttgtttgGTGTACTTGTAGGTTAG
It encodes:
- the LOC11422677 gene encoding sufE-like protein 2, chloroplastic, whose translation is MLYPFPFPTSTLLTLPPSPSPSHFSSKLNAAITSKQIHLKLSVNPPPFNNTLTSSHGVTDKLNNLTIEFSSLSEPIDRVKRLLHYASLLPPLDRSDRVPENRVTGCSTDVWVVAHIDKGRRMRFQADSDSEISKGFCWCLVWMFDGAEPEEVLNVEKDVLVGMNVGLNNVKARSRINTWHNVFFAMQKATQDLI